From Quercus lobata isolate SW786 chromosome 1, ValleyOak3.0 Primary Assembly, whole genome shotgun sequence, one genomic window encodes:
- the LOC115959601 gene encoding uncharacterized protein LOC115959601, which translates to MSIEDAEARERVLGDKLKHAADGGEMRGENIDPAQQPNDLEHEKTRDSSSSSSDGSNEAQQSQENSEQNIAQSTTLLQRPQGTFEVLGVANTAHMQEAGRSVLSNSTSAITTQSFHPTTIESSQLQPFNHGRDMSLIPRNQLGLASQSAFHVENFVPSRTSGIVFHGLIFPINHQTKNFGSINTYQLPTSSLPPEFRLESSSRMQLPQIQQPQSQVSTPLLLESGSGGSQFRTTQWANWHPQNQITMPETSTTIGSREIQFQGLLTDQATGSSSFFPTGGSSSQIQIPNIPIQQKRMQGSAMTTSQNGVEEPWKRNVRMKMAWQENNPPMSNLQLPNWISPGQGPQGQNFGIPNASGSISRPRSLKNSVYDQMYESMGLHVDPHLRMFVARRETGSSEAQ; encoded by the exons ATGTCAATTGAAGACGCTGAAGCTCGGGAGAGGGTCCTTGGGGACAAGTTAAAACATGCGGCCGATGGAGGG GAAATGCGCGGAGAGAATATTGATCCAGCTCAGCAACCAAATGACTTG GAGCATGAAAAAACAAGAGATTCATCCTCTTCTTCCTCAGATGGAAGCAATGAAGCTCAACAAAGCCAGGAGAATTCTGAACAAAATATTGCTCAATCTACAACATTGCTCCAAAG ACCACAAGGAACATTTGAAGTACTCGGCGTTGCAAATACAGCACACATGCAAGAAGCAGGAAGATCAGTACTCTCCAATTCTACATCAGCCATAACAACACAGTCCTTCCACCCCACCACA ATAGAGTCATCACAACTTCAACCATTCAATCATGGGCGAGACATGAGTTTGATCCCTAGAAATCAACTTGGTCTTGCTTCCCAAAGTGCCTTTCATGTTGAGAATTTTGTTCC GTCTCGGACAAGTGGAATAGTGTTCCATGGTTTAATATTTCCGATAAaccaccaaacaaaaaattttggaagTATTAACACCTACCAACTTCCCACATCGAGCTTACCGCCCGAGTTTCGCTTGGAATCTTCCTCTAGAATGCAGTTACCCCAGATCCAACAGCCACAATCTCAAGTATCG ACACCACTACTACTAGAAAGTGGAAGTGGCGGATCACAATTCAGGACGACACAATGGGCTAATTGGCAtccccaaaaccaaatcactaTGCCTGAGACATCAACTACAATAGG GTCACGAGAAATTCAATTCCAAGGATTATTGACTGATCAGGCTACAGGATCAAGCAGTTTTTTTCCAACTGGAGGCTCTTCCAGTCAAATTCAAATCCCAAACATTCCAATTCAGcaa AAAAGAATGCAGGGAAGTGCTATGACTACTAGCCAAAATGGAGTGGAAGAGCCATGGAAGAGGAATGTTAGG ATGAAAATGGCTTGGCAAGAGAACAATCCACCAATGTCCAATCTTCAGCTACCTAATTGGATTTCACCAGGTCAAGGCCCTCAAggccagaactttggaattccTAATGCCTCAGGCTCAATCTCAAG ACCTAGGTCTCTTAAGAATTCGGTTTACGATCAAATGTACGAATCAATGGGTTTGCATGTGGACCCTCATTTACGCATGTTTGTGGCAAGACGCGAGACTG GCAGCAGTGAAGCACAGTGA
- the LOC115955301 gene encoding uncharacterized protein LOC115955301 produces the protein MGDETRNNHEENRRAMYELLHPTQNSVPSCIMFPPNAPHVELKQGLLAILPDFRGQENENPYVHVRAFEEVISSFYAQNVIETAKFRFFLFSLKDKARSWLYTLKPRSIGSWGEMAKEFFKKHFPPHKVQQVKRRIASFVQGENETLYQAWERYKDLFNFCPSHGYEDWRLVSYFYEGLTPRDRQFVQLSCGGDFLQKEPEDAMDYLDEIAENSNTWTGPSLMDSTDRTRTNTTTSSGSVFKLREDDNMSAKISMLTKEIEALKMKGSRNVSPIFREDPMEVCKICHEINHATNECASLSSFLNVPEEQVHAFNSYWPNNSSYSDNYNPNMRNHPYLSYKSDNVLNPPTPRNFNSPHASSSSSSSSRPSLEDALSTVIQRQSEQNQKFESMITRLDEEVRETKSHITRLTNSLSGIERGKLPSQTQPNPINQNLKIGFKDKHEEVKAVTILRSGKEIDKSSPLVTKKSKETIVEKEKDKIEPLGLDDIEQCPIPPPFPQALKLPRKLDTASEILKHLHQVKINLPLLHVIKQVPAYAMVIKDLCTIKRKHHVKKTAFLIEQVSAVIQHKTLPKYKDLGCPTISCTIGDYIMEHALLDLGASVNLIPFSVYQKLGLGELKPTSITLQLVDHFIREPRGIVEDVLVKIEQFYYPVDFIVLDYQLVLHPNVHIPIILCRPFLATTNALINCRNGRMQLTFGSMTLELNIFHVAKQPHEDDDCAYVNLIEVVVQEEFNKNCFSDPLETLLNNFVGSYDLECDIHVYENFSLLDSSQVLEEQQMMAINKGWKPCFEELLENEKKARAFK, from the coding sequence ATGGGTGATGAAACACGTAATAATCATGAGGAGAATAGAAGAGCTATGTATGAATTGTTGCATCCCACACAAAATTCTGTTCCTTCATGCATCATGTTTCCACCTAATGCACCACATGTAGAATTGAAGCAAGGTTTATTAGCAATACTTCCTGACTTTAGgggacaagaaaatgaaaatccttATGTCCATGTTAGAGCTTTTGAAGAGGTAATTAGTAGTTTCTATGCACAAAATGTTATTGAGACTGCTAAGTttcgtttctttcttttttctcttaagGATAAGGCAAGAAGTTGGCTTTACACCTTGAAACCTAGGTCTATAGGTAGTTGGGGGGAGATGGCCAAAgagttttttaagaaacattttCCTCCCCACAAAGTCCAGCAAGTAAAAAGAAGGATAGCTAGTTTTGTCCAAGGAGAAAATGAGACCTTATACCAAGCTTGGGAAAGGTACAAagatcttttcaatttttgccCAAGTCATGGGTATGAAGATTGGAGATTAGTTAGCTATTTTTATGAAGGACTTACACCTAGGGACCGACAGTTTGTTCAACTCTCATGCGGAGGGGACTTTTTACAAAAAGAACCCGAAGATGCAATGGATTATCTTGATGAGATAGCTGAAAACTCTAACACATGGACTGGACCTAGCCTTATGGACTCCACTGATAGGACTAGAACTAACACTACCACTTCTAGTGGAAGTGTTTTCAAGTTGAGGGAAGATGATAACATGAGTGCAAAAATCAGCATGTTAACCAAAGAAATTGAGGCACTCAAAATGAAAGGAAGTAGGAATGTTAGTCCTATCTTTAGAGAGGACCCAATGGAGGTGTGTAAAATTTGTCATGAGATAAACCATGCTACAAATGAATGTGCATCACTTTCATCATTCTTGAATGTGCCAGAAGAACAAGTACATGCATTTAATTCATACTGGCCAAATAATTCTTCATATTCTGACAATTATAACCCAAATATGCGAAACCATCCGTATTTGAGTTATAAGAGTGACAATGTGTTGAATCCTCCTACTCCAAGGAATTTTAATTCACCAcatgcatcatcatcatcatcatcatcatctagaCCTTCCTTGGAGGATGCACTTAGTACTGTCATTCAAAGGCAAAGTgagcaaaatcaaaagtttgaaTCCATGATCACTAGGCTAGATGAAGAGGTAAGAGAGACCAAGAGTCATATAACCAGGCTTACAAATTCATTGAGTGGGATAGAGAGAGGAAAGCTCCCTTCCCAAACTCAACCCAATCCCATcaatcaaaatctaaaaattggcTTTAAGGATAAACATGAGGAAGTAAAAGCTGTGACCATTTTGAGGAGTGGTAAAGAGATTGATAAAAGTTCTCCTTTAGTAACTAAGAAATCTAAGGAGACCATAGTTGAAAAAGAGAAGGATAAAATTGAGCCACTTGGGCTTGATGACATTGAACAATGCCCAATCCCACCACCATTTCCCCAAGCCTTAAAATTACCTAGGAAATTGGACACCGCATCTGAGATATTAAAGCATTTGCATCAAGTCAAGATAAATTTGCCATTATTGCATGTTATCAAGCAAGTACCTGCATATGCCATGGTAATTAAGGACCTATGCACCATCAAGAGAAAGCATCATGTGAAGAAGACCGCATTCCTAATAGAACAGGTAAGTGCAGTTATCCAACATAAGACCCTGCCAAAGTATAAGGATCTAGGTTGTCCTACGATCTCTTGTACTATTGGAGATTACATCATGGAGCATGCATTGCTAGATCTTGGGGCAAGTGTTAATTTGATCCCTTTCAGTGTATATCAAAAACTTGGACTTGGTGAGTTGAAACCTACTTCAATAACTTTACAGTTGGTTGATCACTTTATAAGGGAACCGAGAGGGATTGTTGAGGATGTGTTGgtgaaaattgaacaattttattatcctgttgattttattgttcTAGATTACCAACTTGTTTTACATCCTAATGTTCATATCCCTATTATTTTGTGTAGACCTTTTCTTGCCACAACTAATGCTTTAATTAATTGCAGGAATGGGAGAATGCAACTCACTTTTGGTTCCATGACTTTGGAGCTAAACATATTTCATGTGGCTAAACAACCACATGAGGATGATGACTGTGCTTATGTGAACCTCATTGAGGTGGTGGTTCAAGAAGAGTTTAATAAGAATTGTTTTTCTGATCCTCTTGAAACTCTTCTTAATAATTTTGTTGGTTCTTATGATTTAGAATGTGATATTCATgtatatgaaaatttttctttgttggattCCTCACAGGTTTTGGAAGAACAACAGATGATGGCAATTAATAAAGGGTGGAAGCCTTGCTTTGAGGAGCtactagaaaatgaaaaaaaagctCGTGCATTCAAGTGA